One genomic segment of Macaca fascicularis isolate 582-1 chromosome 19, T2T-MFA8v1.1 includes these proteins:
- the DUXA gene encoding double homeobox protein A, translated as MAKDTSSHKMVTTNHRRSRTKFTEDQLKILINTFNQKPYPGYATKQKLALEINTEESRIQIWFQNRRARQRYQKRPEADTLESSHSQGQDQPGVEFQSREARRCRTTYSTSQLHTLIKAFVKNPYPGIDSREELAKEIGVPESRVQIWFQNRRSRLLLQRKREPVASLEQEEQDKIPEGLQGTEDTQNGTNFSNDSRFSGARTW; from the exons ATGGCCAAAGACACCTCTTCACACA AGATGGTAACAACAAATCACAGGCGCAGTCGCACCAAATTCACAGAAGATCAATTGAAAATCCTCATCAATACCTTCAATCAAAAGCCTTACCCAGGTTACGCTACCAAACAAAAACTTGCTTTAGAAATCAATACAGAAGAGTCCAGAATCCAG ATTTGGTTTCAGAATCGAAGAGCTAGGCAGAGATACCAGAAAAGACCAGAAGCTGACACTTTAGAGTCAAGCCATAGCCAGGGGCAAGATCAACCTGGTGTAGAGTTTCAAA GTAGAGAAGCCAGACGGTGTCGTACCACCTACAGCACCTCTCAATTACACACTCTCATCAAGGCGTTTGTGAAAAACCCATACCCTGGGATTGACTCCAGAGAAGAACTTGCTAAAGAAATCGGTGTTCCAGAGTCAAGAGTCCAA ATTTGGTTCCAAAATCGAAGATCTAGATTACTTCTCCAGAGAAAAAGGGAACCTGTGGCTTCCTTAGAACAAGAAGAGCAGGACAAGATTCCTGAGGGACTGCAAG GTACAGAAGATACACAAAACGGCACCAACTTCAGTAACGACTCTCGTTTCTCTGGAGCCAGAACGTGGTGA
- the ZIM3 gene encoding zinc finger imprinted 3 isoform X2: MLTMQKAIEPTGSKKILRLGIDNVSSRLRFLECDPFERHLNHNLHLKSYVHNDSHNDNGYRKLVGENPSKFVGNQLKCDACRKLFGSESRLQSHLRQHAGQKSFECRCCGRAFGKKWKLDKHQKTHAEARPYKCEKCGNAYKQKSNLLQHQKVHTKEKPYQCKTCGKAFSWKSSCINHEKIHNAEKSYQCHECEKSFRQNSTLLQHKKVHTGQKPFQCPDCGKAFIYKSDLVKHQRTHTGEKPYKCSVCEKAFSQKSNVIDHEKIHTGKRAYECDLCGNTFIQKKNLIQHKKIHTGEKPYECNRCGKAFLQKSNLHTHQKTHSGERTYRCSECGKTFNRKLNLSLHKKTHTGQKPYECSECGKAFADKSYLVRHQKRIHSR; the protein is encoded by the coding sequence ATGCTGACTATGCAGAAAGCCATAGAACCTACCGGATCTAAGAAAATACTTCGACTGGGCATAGATAATGTTTCTTCCAGACTCAGATTCCTCGAATGTGACCCGTTTGAAAGGCATTTGAACCACAATTTACATTTGAAAAGCTATGTACACAATGATTCTCACAACGATAATGGATACAGAAAATTAGTTGGTGAGAATCCATCCAAATTTGTAGGAAACCAGCTTAAATGTGATGCCTGCAGGAAGTTATTCGGTTCAGAGTCGCGCCTTCAGAGTCATCTGAGGCAGCATGCCGGTCAGAAATCCTTTGAATGTCGTTGCTGTGGAAGGGCGTTCGGGAAGAAGTGGAAGCTTGATAAACATCAGAAAACGCATGCAGAGGCGAGGCCCTATAAATGTGAGAAATGTGGAAACGCCTACAAGCAGAAGTCAAATCTCCTTCAACATCAGAAAGTGCATACTAAAGAGAAACCCTATCAATGTAAGACATGTGGAAAAGCCTTTTCTTGGAAATCATCCTGCATTAATCATGAGAAAATTCATAATGCCGAGAAATCCTATCAGTGTCATGAATGTGAGAAATCCTTCAGGCAGAATTCAACCCTCCTTCAACATAAAAAAGTTCACACTGGACAAAAACCCTTTCAATGTCCGGACTGTGGAAAGGCTTTCATTTACAAGTCAGATCTTGTGAAACACCAGAGAACACACACgggagagaaaccctataaatgtagcGTATGTGAGAAGGCCTTTTCCCAGAAATCCAATGTCATCGATCATGAGAAAATTCACACTGGGAAGAGAGCTTACGAGTGTGATCTATGTGGAAATACCTTCATCCAGAAGAAAAACCTCATTCAACATAAAAAAATCCATACTGGGGAAAAGCCCTATGAGTGTAATAGATGTGGAAAAGCCTTCCTTCAGAAGTCAAACCTTCACACCCATCAGAAAACTCACAGCGGAGAGAGGACCTACAGATGTAGCGAATGTGGAAAAACCTTCAACCGGAAATTAAACCTTAGTTTGCATAAAAAAACCCATACTGGACAAAAACCTTATGAATGTTCCGAATGTGGTAAAGCCTTCGCTGACAAGTCATACCTTGTTAGGCACCAGAAAAGAATTCACTCCAGATAG
- the ZIM3 gene encoding zinc finger imprinted 3 isoform X1 produces the protein MNNSQGRVTFEDVTVNFTKGEWQRLNPEQRNLYRDVMLENYSNLVFVGREETTKPDVILRLEQGKEPWLVEEEVLGSGRPEKNGDVGGQIWKPQDVKESLAREVPSINKEMLTMQKAIEPTGSKKILRLGIDNVSSRLRFLECDPFERHLNHNLHLKSYVHNDSHNDNGYRKLVGENPSKFVGNQLKCDACRKLFGSESRLQSHLRQHAGQKSFECRCCGRAFGKKWKLDKHQKTHAEARPYKCEKCGNAYKQKSNLLQHQKVHTKEKPYQCKTCGKAFSWKSSCINHEKIHNAEKSYQCHECEKSFRQNSTLLQHKKVHTGQKPFQCPDCGKAFIYKSDLVKHQRTHTGEKPYKCSVCEKAFSQKSNVIDHEKIHTGKRAYECDLCGNTFIQKKNLIQHKKIHTGEKPYECNRCGKAFLQKSNLHTHQKTHSGERTYRCSECGKTFNRKLNLSLHKKTHTGQKPYECSECGKAFADKSYLVRHQKRIHSR, from the exons ATGAACAATTCCCAG GGAAGAGTGACCTTTGAGGATGTCACTGTGAACTTCACCAAGGGGGAGTGGCAGCGGCTGAATCCCGAACAGAGAAACTTGTACAGGGATGTGATGCTGGAGAATTACAGCAACCTTGTCTTTGTAG GACGAGAGGAAACCACCAAACCCGACGTGATCTTGAGGTTGGAGCAAGGAAAGGAGCCATGGTTGGTGGAAGAGGAAGTGCTGGGAAGTGGCCGTCCAG aaaaaaacGGGGACGTTGGAGGACAGATTTGGAAGCCCCAGGACGTGAAAGAGAGTCTCGCAAGAGAAGTCCCATCAATCAATAAGGAAATGCTGACTATGCAGAAAGCCATAGAACCTACCGGATCTAAGAAAATACTTCGACTGGGCATAGATAATGTTTCTTCCAGACTCAGATTCCTCGAATGTGACCCGTTTGAAAGGCATTTGAACCACAATTTACATTTGAAAAGCTATGTACACAATGATTCTCACAACGATAATGGATACAGAAAATTAGTTGGTGAGAATCCATCCAAATTTGTAGGAAACCAGCTTAAATGTGATGCCTGCAGGAAGTTATTCGGTTCAGAGTCGCGCCTTCAGAGTCATCTGAGGCAGCATGCCGGTCAGAAATCCTTTGAATGTCGTTGCTGTGGAAGGGCGTTCGGGAAGAAGTGGAAGCTTGATAAACATCAGAAAACGCATGCAGAGGCGAGGCCCTATAAATGTGAGAAATGTGGAAACGCCTACAAGCAGAAGTCAAATCTCCTTCAACATCAGAAAGTGCATACTAAAGAGAAACCCTATCAATGTAAGACATGTGGAAAAGCCTTTTCTTGGAAATCATCCTGCATTAATCATGAGAAAATTCATAATGCCGAGAAATCCTATCAGTGTCATGAATGTGAGAAATCCTTCAGGCAGAATTCAACCCTCCTTCAACATAAAAAAGTTCACACTGGACAAAAACCCTTTCAATGTCCGGACTGTGGAAAGGCTTTCATTTACAAGTCAGATCTTGTGAAACACCAGAGAACACACACgggagagaaaccctataaatgtagcGTATGTGAGAAGGCCTTTTCCCAGAAATCCAATGTCATCGATCATGAGAAAATTCACACTGGGAAGAGAGCTTACGAGTGTGATCTATGTGGAAATACCTTCATCCAGAAGAAAAACCTCATTCAACATAAAAAAATCCATACTGGGGAAAAGCCCTATGAGTGTAATAGATGTGGAAAAGCCTTCCTTCAGAAGTCAAACCTTCACACCCATCAGAAAACTCACAGCGGAGAGAGGACCTACAGATGTAGCGAATGTGGAAAAACCTTCAACCGGAAATTAAACCTTAGTTTGCATAAAAAAACCCATACTGGACAAAAACCTTATGAATGTTCCGAATGTGGTAAAGCCTTCGCTGACAAGTCATACCTTGTTAGGCACCAGAAAAGAATTCACTCCAGATAG